TACCTGCCGTGTTCGATTAACGAAACAACAAGCTGAGCGGATAAGTTGGTGTGAGCCAACATCGCCGTACCACTCTGCAATTGCACCTGGTTTTTTGTGAACTCCAGCAGTTCTTCGGCCATGTCGGTGTCACGGATACGGCTTTCGGCCGCGACCATGTTTTCATGACCTGTTCTCAGCGCCTGCACCGTGGTTTCAATACGGTTGTAGTACGCACCTAAATCCGCCCGCTGGCGATTGAGATTATCGAGGGCATTATCTACTGTCCCGATCATCTGGTTCGCCTGAAACACCGTCGCGAGAGGTTTCTTGGCCGATTTCGCACCGTTGCCTTCGTAAAAGCCGAACGCACGGCCGTTCATTGTTTTAATGAACGCCTGAATGCGCTGGTCTTTGTTCGGGCCGACGTGAAAGAAAATCGAGCCAAGCTTAGACCCGCGGGCATACCTGCCGGTCAGAAGCTTCATGCGGTTGAATTCGGCCGATGTACCGATGCGATCGACTTCGTCGATCAGCTGCGATACCTCAACCTGAATCTGCTGCCGGTCAGAATCGGAATAAATTCCGTTCGCCGACTGCACCGAAAGCTCGCGAATGCGCTGCAGAATATCGTTGACCTGACCCATGTTGCCTTCGGCAGTCTGAATGAACGAAAGTCCGTTCATTGCATTGTGCTCGGCCTGTTTCAAGCCCCTTATCTGCGTTCGCATTTTTTCTGACACGGCAAGATTTGTCGCGTCATCACCCGCGCGGTTGATGCGTTCGCCGGTTGACAATTTCTCAATCGA
The sequence above is a segment of the Turneriella parva DSM 21527 genome. Coding sequences within it:
- a CDS encoding flagellin, which translates into the protein MQINHNLPAMQVNRQLHRVYNRFEKSIEKLSTGERINRAGDDATNLAVSEKMRTQIRGLKQAEHNAMNGLSFIQTAEGNMGQVNDILQRIRELSVQSANGIYSDSDRQQIQVEVSQLIDEVDRIGTSAEFNRMKLLTGRYARGSKLGSIFFHVGPNKDQRIQAFIKTMNGRAFGFYEGNGAKSAKKPLATVFQANQMIGTVDNALDNLNRQRADLGAYYNRIETTVQALRTGHENMVAAESRIRDTDMAEELLEFTKNQVQLQSGTAMLAHTNLSAQLVVSLIEHGR